One segment of Candidatus Binatus sp. DNA contains the following:
- a CDS encoding glycosyltransferase, whose amino-acid sequence MKIAINALTLRKGGTLVVLNKLLTGFVEIAPENEYHVLANLATPPALEGNPQVKYHHFYWTSGSYSRVAFWYVAVLPLWLRRHKIDVLFSQICYLPPFTRRRSVLLLQDAKFFYNSKELRKRLTVSERFNLWLKKRWTYHSVGAANRILVQSDTMARSVIAKVPSARDRVSTVHHGPGILNGQPRPAYRAGPSDTFEIAYVAIYRGYKNFEVLLRALRLLDDEGVPARLHLTLDVIDNPGARAVMAYARKIGVEHAVVNHGELAPERVAEVYLAARVFVFPSVCESFGFPQVEAMAFGLPILAADTAINREICNQAAIYFDPDDEHLLAAQLRRLYKNPAELSALSERSARRGRDFGWTGAAAETLKWLKA is encoded by the coding sequence ATGAAAATAGCGATTAACGCACTGACGTTGCGCAAGGGCGGCACGCTCGTGGTGCTGAACAAACTGCTGACGGGATTCGTCGAGATAGCGCCCGAGAACGAATACCACGTGCTGGCGAATCTGGCGACGCCGCCCGCGCTCGAGGGAAATCCGCAAGTCAAGTATCACCACTTTTACTGGACCAGCGGCAGCTATTCGCGGGTGGCATTCTGGTACGTCGCGGTGCTGCCGCTGTGGCTGCGGCGCCACAAAATCGATGTGCTTTTTTCGCAGATTTGCTACTTGCCGCCGTTCACCCGCCGGCGCTCGGTGCTGCTCCTTCAGGACGCCAAGTTTTTTTACAATTCCAAGGAGTTGCGCAAACGACTGACCGTCTCCGAGCGGTTCAACCTGTGGCTCAAGAAGCGCTGGACCTATCATTCGGTGGGAGCCGCGAACCGAATCCTGGTGCAAAGCGATACGATGGCGCGCTCGGTGATCGCGAAGGTGCCTTCCGCCCGCGACCGCGTGAGCACGGTTCATCATGGCCCGGGAATCTTGAACGGCCAACCGCGGCCGGCTTATCGAGCCGGTCCCAGCGATACCTTCGAGATTGCCTACGTCGCGATTTACCGCGGATACAAGAATTTCGAGGTGCTGCTCCGCGCGTTGCGCCTGCTCGACGATGAAGGCGTTCCCGCCCGGCTGCATCTTACGCTCGACGTAATCGACAATCCGGGCGCACGGGCGGTGATGGCGTATGCGCGCAAAATAGGCGTCGAGCATGCGGTCGTGAATCACGGCGAGCTCGCGCCCGAGCGCGTGGCAGAGGTCTATCTTGCCGCGCGGGTGTTCGTGTTCCCGTCGGTTTGCGAGTCCTTCGGCTTTCCGCAAGTCGAGGCGATGGCTTTCGGTCTGCCGATTCTCGCGGCGGACACGGCGATCAATCGCGAAATCTGCAACCAGGCCGCAATCTACTTCGATCCCGACGACGAACATCTGCTGGCCGCGCAGTTGCGGCGGCTCTACAAGAATCCAGCCGAACTGAGCGCCCTCTCGGAACGCAGCGCGCGCCGGGGGCGCGACTTCGGCTGGACCGGCGCGGCCGCAGAAACCTTGAAATGGCTCAAGGCCTAA
- a CDS encoding glycosyltransferase family 2 protein gives MTPSFTVVICTRDRPLELERCLNAVRLLDYPEFEILVVDNAPTGDDARDLATRFDARYVVEPVVGLSRARNRGALESRTELIAYIDDDAIPEKNWLSVLANEFRDPLVMATTGRIVPTRVETEAERFCHRMGLTDYGERRRVIDRSIPQWFEMLMFGGIGMGANMAFRRSAFESWPGFDLRLGRGAPLYAGEEEHAFLALVDRGYRVVYAPEAIVAHPYPSSMEEVRSRWMRTRASQMAFLTLIAVEQPRHIFDIARYAISRLRREPRDWRTSSTAPKVGIPRLRELMASVSGFFLYARTRFP, from the coding sequence ATGACTCCATCTTTCACAGTCGTGATCTGCACCAGGGACCGTCCCCTGGAGCTCGAACGATGCCTCAACGCTGTTCGCCTGCTCGATTATCCCGAATTCGAAATCCTGGTCGTCGATAACGCCCCGACCGGCGACGACGCCCGCGATCTCGCGACGCGCTTCGATGCCCGCTACGTGGTTGAACCCGTCGTTGGTCTCAGCCGCGCACGCAATCGCGGGGCACTCGAATCGCGCACCGAGTTGATCGCATACATCGACGACGACGCAATTCCGGAGAAAAACTGGCTTTCCGTGCTGGCGAACGAGTTTAGGGATCCGCTGGTGATGGCCACCACGGGTCGCATCGTCCCGACCAGGGTTGAAACTGAGGCCGAGCGGTTCTGCCACCGGATGGGCCTAACGGACTACGGCGAGCGACGCCGGGTAATCGATCGCAGCATCCCGCAATGGTTCGAGATGCTTATGTTTGGCGGAATCGGGATGGGCGCGAACATGGCGTTCAGGCGGAGCGCATTCGAATCCTGGCCCGGCTTCGATCTTCGCCTCGGCCGCGGCGCGCCGCTTTATGCCGGCGAAGAGGAGCACGCTTTTTTGGCGCTGGTGGACCGCGGGTATCGAGTCGTTTACGCTCCCGAAGCAATCGTTGCTCATCCATACCCGAGTTCGATGGAGGAGGTGCGCTCGCGATGGATGCGTACGCGCGCCTCGCAGATGGCATTTCTGACCCTGATCGCGGTCGAGCAGCCCCGTCACATTTTCGATATCGCTCGATACGCAATCAGCCGCCTGCGCCGCGAGCCTCGCGATTGGCGGACTTCTTCGACCGCACCCAAAGTGGGAATTCCCCGCTTGCGCGAATTGATGGCGTCAGTATCGGGGTTTTTTCTCTATGCGCGAACCCGATTTCCCTAG